TGATAAACAGTTTCCTTTCTGTATCTCTCAGAGGCTCTGTTTTCTTGAGGTACTCTTTCAGTGTCAGGAGAGGGCAGAGGGTATTATCGGGCTGGTAGCTTTCTATGTCAATGCTACTGTCCCTCTTATTGGGTTTACTGGTCTTAATATGGGCTAAGAGTTCAAAGCTACATGACTGTGATGACATACTCATTCCGTCCAGGTTCAACAGGTGGATGGATTGACCTCGTTGTCCCGTAACTAACAAGAGTAGGATAACTAACTTTATTGTTAAATCCTGTAAAGAGAGCAGTTCTAATGGCCATAGGGTCTTGAGGTATGTAAGCACTGTAGCAACATCCcaaattgttttgtatttggGTCGTGGTTTCCGTGTCTCATATATTCCCTTTAAAAATCGGGTGACCAGTGGGTGAGAGCCAAAGTGGTAGGAGCCTCTAATATTGAGGATAGATGACAAGGCAGATCTTGCAGTATTTATTGTGGAGTAACTTAATCCTTGATTGTATAAATACATTAGGAATTGAAGAGCTTCACTTATCTGGGGAGAACTGTGATCGATTTTCCTTTCACCACAAAATGCCAGCCATTTTTCCACATAGGTTTTGTACTGGTTTTGAGTTCCTTTCCTCCAGGATGCCATGAGGATGGTGGTAATGTCTGGAGAAAGGTTTTGCTGTGCGAAGGTGTTCCTGATAAAGGACAGACCATCAAGTGCAGGCTCTTGTGTAGGGGGTGTGGCTCCCTGAAGTGGGCATGGCATAGCAGGTTTGCTGATGGTTTGAAGATCCACGGTTGGCTGTATAACAGTTGTAGGACAAGTGGAAACCACGTCTGTGTTGGCCACACAGGGATCAGTAGTATTCCCTTTGCCTTGTCTTGTGAAATTTTTTGCACACACCTTGGAATCAGACTGAAAGGTGGAAAAGCAAAGAAGTTAAAATGACTCCAATCTATGGAAAATGCATCAACATAGGTGCATCCTGGGTCTGGTTTCCATGAACAATAAACATCTAATTGGTTATTAAGCCTGCTGGCAAACAGATCAATGTTTAGCTCAGGATACACTGAAAGAATCTCTTGAAAGTATTCTTTGCTTAGTGCCCACTCATGCTTGTCTGAAAAGTTACGTGATTTATTGTCAGCGCTAGTGTTGAGCTTTCCAGCTATGTGTACTGCTGACAACCAAATATTCTTATTTATACACCAAGTCCACATTTCTTTGGCTAAATTATTCAACTGGGTTGACTTGCTGCCACCCATGTTGGTGATGTAAGCCACAGCCGTTGTGTTATCAATCTGTAATTGGACATGAGTGTTAGTGTTGTGACAAAAAGCCCTAAGGGCAAAGAATGCAGCCTGCAATTCCAGAATATTAATGTGGCTGGTGGTCTCAACATCTGTCCACCTTCCACCTATTTCCTGATTGCCAAGCACTGCTCCCCAGCCTTTTTTGGAAGCATCTGTTTGTATAACCATGCTGGGATTGCACCGCACAATATCTCGTTGTACAGTAGGCATATTTGCAATCCACCATTTCAGGTCAGCTATGGAACTACTCGTTAGTTGCATGTAGGATTTGTAGTTCCCCTTGTTTATTTTCAGTGCTTGGATTTTGTCAGACTCCAGTGAACGATAATGTAGTGGCCCATATTGGGCTCCAGGAAAGTTGGATACTAAAAGTCCTATCACTTCAGCAACTTCTGTTATCGTAGGGTGGGGTTTAGGAAGTAAATGTTGGCAGGCTGTAACTACTTTCTGGATTTTGCTTTCAGTAGGGGTTACTGTCATGTCATTTGAATCAAGGACAAACCCCAGAAATGTAAGTCGCTGAGTAGGGATAATAACTGACTTGGTAGGATGTAAGTGAAACCCTACTTTCTTAAATAGTGAAGCTGTGACCTTAACATTCTCAAGGCACTCAGATGATGTGTCACCTTGTAGGTACGAATCATCAATGTAGCCTAGGCTCAGATACCCTAGGTTGTGCAGCGTTGCATAGACTGGCTTAAGGAGTTTAGTAAAAACTCGTGGTGCACAGCTGAGTCCATTTGCCATGCATGAATACTGGTAAAGTGTACCATTAAATATAAATTTCAGGTATTTTTGGTGTGCATGAAAAATGGGTACTGTGTAATAGGCATCTTTAAGATCAATTGAGGCCATGAAGCATCCAGGCTTCATCATTTTCA
The Montipora capricornis isolate CH-2021 chromosome 10, ASM3666992v2, whole genome shotgun sequence genome window above contains:
- the LOC138020913 gene encoding uncharacterized protein; this translates as MILNLRAFNEFVQYHHFKMDTLEMAVKMMKPGCFMASIDLKDAYYTVPIFHAHQKYLKFIFNGTLYQYSCMANGLSCAPRVFTKLLKPVYATLHNLGYLSLGYIDDSYLQGDTSSECLENVKVTASLFKKVGFHLHPTKSVIIPTQRLTFLGFVLDSNDMTVTPTESKIQKVVTACQHLLPKPHPTITEVAEVIGLLVSNFPGAQYGPLHYRSLESDKIQALKINKGNYKSYMQLTSSSIADLKWWIANMPTVQRDIVRCNPSMVIQTDASKKGWGAVLGNQEIGGRWTDVETTSHINILELQAAFFALRAFCHNTNTHVQLQIDNTTAVAYITNMGGSKSTQLNNLAKEMWTWCINKNIWLSAVHIAGKLNTSADNKSRNFSDKHEWALSKEYFQEILSVYPELNIDLFASRLNNQLDVYCSWKPDPGCTYSDSKVCAKNFTRQGKGNTTDPCVANTDVVSTCPTTVIQPTVDLQTISKPAMPCPLQGATPPTQEPALDGLSFIRNTFAQQNLSPDITTILMASWRKGTQNQYKTYVEKWLAFCGERKIDHSSPQISEALQFLMYLYNQGLSYSTINTARSALSSILNIRGSYHFGSHPLVTRFLKGIYETRKPRPKYKTIWDVATVLTYLKTLWPLELLSLQDLTIKLVILLLLVTGQRGQSIHLLNLDGMSMSSQSCSFELLAHIKTSKPNKRDSSIDIESYQPDNTLCPLLTLKEYLKKTEPLRDTERKLFISIIQPHKGVSRDTISRWTKSGLKSAGIDTSQFTAHSTRAASSSKAKERDVPLDVILATAGWCSAATFHKFYHKPIAQQPTLAETVLQL